The genomic segment tagaCTATAGAATATTGTATTTTATAGATGTATATTAAAATTGAAGTGCCTAGAAGAAGGTGCTTAGCTGAGAAAATGGAATTGAACACATTGTACTAGATCTGGTATTAACTGAGAGAATtcttctctctcatttttatGAAGCAACACTTGACAGTTCAGATCCTTGAAAATGTTACTGAAAATGCTGTCACTTCTTATTTGTACCTATTTCCTTGGTGCTTATATTtgctttctgtatttcttcagCGCAAAAGTGAAAGTTAAGAAATCTTCCAAACAAATATGTGGACTGCATGGCTCTTACCCCAGAAAGGCTCCTCGGGAAACTGATAGGAAGTACATTTATGTAACAGTTTTGCAGATATATAAAGTGAAGGATAATCGACCAAAGTCTCATTTGTGTAACAGCTTTGACCCATTAGGGGCTTTTAAATCATGCATCACTGACTTCAGGGTTGCTGTTGTCAAGCTACTTACAGACCCTAGTTAAATCAGGCATTTGGTAGTTTTGCCCTCATTGGCTTTTGTTTACCAGCAGgagacaaaatatttaattagttTTGGGGCATTTCTAATCTCCTCGGGGCCAGCTCCAGCCGCAAAGCTGGACGCCACTGCCGAGTTAattccagccaggctggccccTCCACTCCAACATATGGGCAACCCCCGAGCCCTCGGCAAAAGTTGCAGCTGAACTCTGGGCGGGCTGGGACCTCCCCGCTGGGAAAATGCTGCCACAAAGGGAAAGGGCCAGCGTCACCAGGGCAGGTCAAGGCAGCACTcagagcaaacagcagctgGCAAGCTGTGCCAAGTGGAAATCAATGACAGGCAGGGCACTGGCTGGTAATTTTATGCCTGTTTACGCAGGAAAATAACTCCTTCTGAAGTGAAAAATGATTTTGCAAAAAGCATCCTTTGGCATCGCTCTTTCCATTGTTCCTTCTTGTGTTTTTATTAGTCAATAAATTATGGCACAATCTAtacacagttttgttttcagcaaGCAACATTAACTGTAGCATTAATTATAGTTTTGGGAGATGAGGAGTTTTGAGAGTCTTCTTCCTAATTGGCTAGGAACCAGCTGTATAACTGTAATTAATTTCCAAGGTACATTACATTCCCTTCTCCATGTTGCAACAATCAgtcagagggctggaaaagaaataaaacaaagacaGTTCCTAATCTTAGGGACTGTGTGTTCCTGCTACTGCAAGCTGTTGCAGCTCAGTCCCCTCGAAACCTTCCCATGTTTTATTATTGTCACTTTCTATTCCTGCCTGCATCTCTGCTTATAGCTCATCTTGTGGCCCTTGTTTTTCCCCATTGCCTTTTAtcacttttctcttttccctgaaATTCCAGGTGATCCTGTCTAATACTGTAAGCAGACTGCCATGAAATTCAGTGAGATGACTTAGGGCTGAATATTAAATATACTCAGCCCTTTAGAGGTTCATGGCATTAGATAATACATTTTATCCCACACAGAGCTTCTTCCTTGTGtacttttctgcttttggaaaGGAGACCATTCTCTActggcttttgttttttatcTACTTGTCAAGAAGTATTTCTGTTTCAAACAATTTACACCCTCATTTTCATCCTTGTATTGTTGTGCACATTGATGATTTCTGCAGGTGGAGTGCAGCAGGTTGCAGGTTTCCATCACAGCACTCCTTTCCACATCTCCTTGGGTTTTGTGGCAACAGCTGCAGGGAGATCTCAGCTTCAGTCTGAGCTCTTTATGCCTCTTGATGGAGAATAGAAAATAGACAGTGACTTATgcagaaaagttttaataaaatagGATGTAATTCAGTAATAAAatgctgcaatttttttcctgcttttgaaGTACACCAAACTCCTTATTTGACCAAAATCTGCATGTGCGagtaggttttttgtttgcttgattataaataagattttttcTGATGAGGTATTTGTGAAACTCAGAGGGTGCACGTTGTTACACTCCTCTCCTTTGATACCATGACGCACCTTTTATATCTCTTTTATATCtccctttctctgctgctcttttccccctccagagTAAACAGAGAGCTCCACTCCTGTATCAGCTCTCTCTGCCACAGGCTGGGATTAAGTCACTTCATTGCCAATACTGAAGTCTGCAGATACTGTATGAACAGGTTTAGGTCCCTGTGAGTCAGGAGTAGAATCCCCAGAGATAGGAGAAAAAGGgtattaagaaaataaaaaagggttGTGTTTTTTCACACCTTGATATTCGATGATCCTCAACAGGGAAGAGTCTTCTAGGGAATTAATTTTGTTCCATGCTGCATTTCCATACTGTCTCTCAACATAGTTACCCATTCAGTTTCTGGTTTTAGGACTTTTTGTAGGCTTTCTACTcaattccaaaggaaaaaaaaaaaaaaggctaacTTGTGAATGGtcttggtatttttttttaaatgtagagcAAATGAAATTGAGGGGCTTTTTTAGCATTGCAGTAATGTTAATGTATTTCTTGTGCTTCTGCTGTCACAGAAAATAGGCAATTTCAGAGTAACTTAGTGCAGTGTAAGAAAGATTGTTTTTTTACAAGGTTGGCGTGGGGAACTGGCTCATTCTAAGGCCTCTCATGCTggtgtttggcaggaagcagctcctggggacaggaAAGCCATCCCACCACCTGACCCAGCAAAAGGCTGCCCTGTCAGCAGGCAAAATGGAATAACAAGTCACACCTTCTGCTTGAGGCTGGCTGACCATGCCTGTTGGTTAAGGAAGAGCACAACTAATTTCCTACCAAAAGATTTTGGTTCACCCATTCTTTGCAGCGAGCTCGGggtctttggttttgtttcatttgtagCAGTGGTGTTGCTGCAGTGTCAAGCAGCCCGTTGAATTCAGCTACATTTATAAAGGTCTAAAAACAAGTGCACACATCCTGCTTCACGCAGGCAGGTTCATGAATAGTTGGGCTTTGGTTGCTGCCATCTCTGCAGAATCTGTTTGGCACAACCATTTCTGGTTTGAGGCTGAAAGGACCAACTGGAGGTTCTCCTGTTTGgagggcagtgggcagtggggATAAACATGggagttcccatccctggaatctCACAGATCCCCTTGTATCTTACAGAGGTGACCGTGATGCACAGGTGTGAGGAATGGGCAGGGTGATAATTGGATGAGAGACACCTGGAAaagttaaaaaaggaaaaggactgCAAGGGAGAGGAGGACTAAGGTAAGAGCCCCAGAACTGAGAGGTGAACACCCTCTGGAGAATTGCTCTCCCCAGGCTCTGGTGCTGAACCTGAGTCTATAATTCCTTCTTCTGGGAGGAAATGTGGTCAAATCAGCTGATGGAGTATGTGCTGACCATCTTCTTCATCTTTCTAGTCCTGAGCTGTCTGATCTGTGCAAAGATAATGATTTACCACTTGTGCTGCTGATTACCCTGTTAGAGGTTTTATAGAGCAGGCTAGGAAAACATCTATCAGAGATCACAGAAACAATAATTCCTGTCTGCAAATAGGAGGATAAAGATTCCTTCACTCATCTGGTTCATGGTGCAGAGCATGCATGGTGCTTTTAGGAATTCTCAAGCTATATAGTAATGGAAGGTCAGCCCTGGAAGACTCTTGTCTCATTGAAATTGAGTatgtaggaaaagaaaaggtgcTTAAAGAAACTGAATTACATCTTAAATAAATGGGTTCTTCTCTTGCCTATGTCAGAATGCCTATGTAATGTTAACAAGTAGTGCTTAACAAGTatatttggctttttaaaaaatttgtatTGCCTGGTGGTACTGGAGACAGTGCTGATCAAGTCAATTGACAGCTGAAAGATGAACAGAGAGTCAGTGTTCAGTCAGTATTTACCCAGAGCAGTTGGCTCAGCTGTGGAACTGCAGCAGCCAAGCTtcagttctgctggagcagtgaGCAGTGAGCATTGAGCCAGGTCACTGTGTGTGCCCTGGTGTGTTGTGTCTGTAGGTTCCCCTGTGAAAAACATCAGGACAGCGTTGCAAATTGCTGAGCCTGTGCAGGTGCACTTGACCTTGGCAGATAACCATATTTTTAAGCACATGCCATGTATATGGTACTGAAAAATTCCCTAGCTTTGTAATACATCAGAGCTTTTCTGCTGCTCTAGTGGTGCAGTGGGTTACCAATCATTCTGGGTGGAAACTTCTTTCATGATCTATTGTGTGTGTATACAAAGATACATAATGTAACCAAATTCAGTATATAATGTAAGTGAGAAACAATTAAATGTTCAAGACATGTCCCTCTGGTAACACGATAAAAGgactcctttctcctttttggttttttgagaGGTTTCTGAGCTCCTGTTTCTAAAGTGTGCTTTCAAACAAAGTTATGTTGAGAGGGTGTTCTGTGCAGGATcactggggacagctctgctttctgGGCCTCAGCTGAGGGAGGTGAGAAGGACAATGTGGAACAGAAGAGAAATGGGTGAATTTCAGTGGTACTGGAGGGTGGTGGAGCCTGAGGTGCAGCTGGGAACAGGTCCTTGGCTGCCAGAAACAAGAgcccagagatgctgaggaGGAAAGTGAACTGTTCTTTACAGGAAAAGGTgtccagtgccaggctgggaagcCCCAGGTGAAATGACTCaaactcctgctgcagctgtagGTTGTTATTCCATTTCCAGTATTAGTtactgagtgtccctgcaggatACAGCATTCTCTAGTGAATTGTTGGGTTTGGATGCTTCTGTAGCCGTGGCAGGGAAAACAACACAAACAACCAAGGCAGGAAAAGGAGTGGTTCTGCACACCATGGATTTCTAGCCTGTCTCGTGAGCTGAGTCAAATGTTACAAGAAATTGGGCCCTCAAGGATGGCCATATTTTGGTAGTTACCCACCTGCTCTTAATTAGGCAGCATCCAGCTTGCCATTCTCTCTGCTTTGCTCAGGGTAAGCAGCAGTGTGACGAGGCTTGAGGCTTTTAGAAAGGCTCTACCTGAGAGGAAATAGTTCTGGCTAGAAGGGAGAGGTAAGATTCTTATTTTGATACGTTGCTTGTGTATGCTTTTGTAAATACAGGTGGAGAAAGTAGGGAGGAATTAGACTTTAACCAGAAATATtgctttcatttaattttaaaattttgtctCTGGTCCCAGTCACTCCCCAATAAAAGTAATCAAAGTAATTAGATTGTGTTTTCCATAGTAGTGCAGGTGAAAGACATTCATCTCTTAGTGGGTGCTGCACTAACTGCATCTGAGTTTTTAACCTGGATACCTAGCAGACAGTTTTGAATGGGTTTATGTATGTAGTCGTAAATCCTGAAACTACCTAATTTCTTTAATGGATTGAAACTCCTTTATTTTCCTAATATTGATGGTGACTTGAAGTTGCTAAAATAATCTGGTTAATGACTGAAATAGCATTCTTATCTGtctcttgtttttctctgaGGGAAGCATAATATTTTGGTTAATAATAATGGTTTAGAATTAAAATATGACTCAGGAATAATGCTGTGAGGATTGTGGAATAGCACTAAATTGGTACCTGCATAGTTAGAGAATCAAAGATTGAATTTTGAGCAACTGGGTAGACATAGAAATTCTTTTGGTGATTCTGATGTTTTTCTGGCTTGAGATTATCTAATGAGGATAAAAAgtaaaagggaatttttttgagAAATGGTTGATgtacaaaacccacaaaactaATATAAGTTAGGATTTAAAAAAGGTTTTAGCACCACAGCAGTTTATCACATCAGGATATAGTAagagctttaaaaatatatatatataataaaaatattgataataatttaaaaaatatttcaaatggtAATACATACGAGGAATTGTTAAAAGTAAAGGGAGGAGAGAGTACAATTACATAAGGGCTAATTGAGACAAACTGAAATATAGAGGAAATCGAACTGAGTGAAGGAAACCTATGAAAATTCCAGCTGATACCCTTTCTCCTATACCCTGAGCAATaaagcagattattttttaGTTTGAGGTAACAATATCAAAAGGCAATGCAATGGGGCTGGGCAGATGAACTAGATTGTGTGAGTAGGACCTTGatacattttgtatttttgtttcataGAGCAGGAACTTTACAAAATTTCAAGTGATGAAAACCAGGGATTTTGGTCAGCCAGCATTTTTTAGCTTTGCCTATGAGCTATAAAATCCTGTTATTAGTTCATTGTTAGTCTGATTGGATCTGGGCTCTTGTCCTGTGATTTGATAGTAAATCATTTGCGCTGAAGTTACAGCGTGTTCAGTAGGAGAGATAAATCACAGCTCCTCTCCTGAGATTACAGCAGCATGTTAGTCAAAGCATGAGGATGGTGGTGAATCAATTAGGAAGGGAGAATtaacagcactgctgtgtgctgggtCACCGTGCATTAGTGAAGGAAAATACAAAGTTTCTGAAGCACTGTGATTTTTCGATATATTTGAAGTCTTCGTTGTAATTTATGCTGGCTGGACATattaagttaaaaaaacaaactgctgccaagtgaaaaaaatacagtactCTGTTTTAAAGGGGAGCTTTTTGTATTTATGGTCAGCAGCATTCTTAAGATGAAGAGTGATTAACTACCTGAATTGAGTAGCAGCTAGTTCATGAGAACACACAGCATTTATTACCTTACAGAACACCTTAATTCTCTGGTGTTCTTTTAGATGAAAAAACATTTGACATTCACTGTAGGAGACATAGGGTTTAACTAACAAACTTAGGGATAACAAAATTAGGGCTAGAAGGCTGCAGGAGCACTAAAGTATGCTTAGCAATTGCATGAAGATCAGATGTGGATCTTCTTTCCTGCACATGCAGTATTCCCGTGGAGCATCCTCAGAAGCAGAGATCTCACAAGTTCTAATTGCTGATCCTTTAGGGGAGACATATGTTTGCGTGGGGTTTTGCAGGGAGCTGTTCTCACACAGACAATCAGAAAGTGGTGCTTTAGCGAGTGCTAAAAGCTCTTTATGTTTGGGGAATAGGtcagtgcacacacacacagccaagTCGAACATTTCTAACGAAACGTGACCAAGTTGCACTTCTTTAAAAATTGAAGAAGTGGCATACATTTTGATAATGGAATAATGGAGGCTCCCCACCCCAACTATCATCTCTGCTCATGATCATTAGGATGGGGAATATTAAGAGCAGAGCAACTGGGCGTAACAGCCGACGTCCAACATCTGTCGCGCTGGGGTCCATTAGTGTTCAATTGCATCCTATTGTTTTTGGATTATTCAACTTCATTTCATTGTCATTGCTTCTGCTAGGGATTAGTCAGCTGTTTACAGCTACACCAAGTTTTGGAGTCATAATGGAAACAATTGAGCTATAGTTCTAAATAAATATACAGTATTCAGTCTCTAATGAAAAAAGTTACTAATTTATGAATGCTGGTAACAATTTAATTAAGTTTGAAATCAATACAGATAATAAATCGTTGTGtggcagggttttttttttccttttgtgtacATCATAAAAAGATCATGTGATATTTCCTTGTAAGTTTATGTACTTGTGATTTTAGTACAATACAAGTACAGTAAAAGAAATATGTTGTAATTATGGAGCATGGCTCTGTGTATATTGTGGCTCCTCTGGCATTACAGTTGTCGCAGAATTGATCCCTTGCTGCCAGCAAGCAGATTTGTTTTTCATGTCCTCTTTTATTCTTGTCACTTATTTTGAGATCTAGTACTAAAAATACACCTTTAATTCATGTCAAATACACATAGGTACTTTAATGGGGTGTATTAAAAAGGGCAGTTTTCAGGTGATTAGTATACTTACATGTTTTTGTGTATAACTATCATAACCCatctaaatatttttgcaattaTTAGGTAAATCTATTGCTACATTTTAACTGtttaaatatgtttaaattattttaatgacttTGAGTTTGCTGACAGGCAAATATACAATCCCCTTTTTTCTTGAGATACTACTCTGGTTGCAATGTTGTGCactttataaaatattaaagttgTGAATGCTGGAGGGTTTCTAGCAATTTGAGTTTACTTATTTTGGTACCATATGTGCGAAACAGTTCTACTCTTGGCCGTGTATCCTTTAGCTCTTTCTGCTGTTTGATTAATGCAGTTATTCTTCTATCCTCAACACTTAGCCAGAATTTTCACGGGTTTTAATGTACAAACACTACAAttcacagagattttttttttccccctgagtTGCAACAGATTATCCATTGAAAGGGTCTTTTGCTTAACTGCCCAGAGTCTTGTGGGGCCAGCCAGACACTACTCCAGATGGCAAGTTGTTAGGGCTGGACAGAACGGCTTTGGAAGACTTCTCACCAGATGAAGGCTGTAATGTTGGGATTTTGCTGTTTGGCTTTTTCCCCTGTAGTTCCCAGGGTGGGAAGgtgctgggatggcagcagcgTGCCGCCCGCCCACCTGCCACCACCTGTTCAGCCCTTGTGTTCCTATAAAGCCTGGTCCTGGCCGCTGCacaccatccctgctgcctgggGGAAACAGAGCTCTCTGAGGGAGCCACGGCTGCAGAGCGCAGCCAGCAGCATCACTGAATCCCTCCTCAGCTGAGCCAGGACTGCTCTCACTGCAAGCTGCCATCACTGAAtccctcctcagctcctcagagcacaacCAGCACCATCACTGAATCcctcctcagagcacagccagcaccatCACTGAAtccctcctcagctcctcagagcacagccagcaccatCACTGAAtccctcctcagctcctcagagcacagccagcaccatCACTGAATCCCCgctcagctcctcagagcacagccagcaccatCACTGAATCcctcctcagagcacagccagcaccatCACTGAAtccctcctcagctcctcagagcacagccagcaccatCACTGAATCcctcctcagagcacagccagcaccatCACTGAATCCCTCCTCAGCTGAGACAGGAGTGCTCTCACTGCAAACTGCCATCACTGAAtccctcctcagctcctcagagcacagccatTGCCATCACTGAATCCCTCCTCAGCCGAGCCAGGACTGCTCTCACTGCAAACTGCCATTTGGAGTTGCTGTGCCTGTAACCCAGCAAGACTTTCTTGGGTTCAACAGACTGTTTTCTTCCTAACATACATTTTGAGAATGGAGATTTCATTGTTTCCTCTCTCACTTTGagattaaagaaattaaaagagtGAAAGCATAAGACGTAAAAATGcttcattctttctttcaaCTATAAGAAACAATTTTCAGACATTTCCAGAAGAACCAGaagaacttttattttattatatttacttttttagAAGGCAAGAAAAATACTCCATAATTGATATCGGGAAACAGATTCGAGTCGTACAAGAGTTACTCCATGAATGCTTTCCTTAGCACTCTTTAGAAGGCGAATTTTTGCTGTCTTTGTgatctttgtgtgtgtgtgcaagtgAAGCTGCACCAGCTATGAAGACCTATAAAGACCTAGAGAATGGGACAGGCTGTGTGCTCAGGGGCAGCTCGGAGAGGATGGAGAGTGAGGCAGGCTGTGTGCTCAGGGGCTGCTCGGAGAGGATGGACAATGGGATGGGCTGTGTGGTGAGGGGTAGCTCAGAGAGGATGGACAGTGGGACAGGCTGtgtggtgaggagcagctcagagaggATGGACAATGGGACAGGCTGtgtggtgaggagcagctcGCAGAGGATGGAGAGTGGGACAGGCTGTGTGCTCAGGGGCAGCTCGGAGAGGATGGAGAATGGGATGGGCTGTGTGCTCAAGGGCAGCTCGGAGAGGATGGACAATGGGACGGGCTGtgtggtgaggagcagctcGGAGAGGATGGAGAGTGGGGCAGGCTGTGTGGTGAGGGGCAGCTCGGAGAGGATGGACAATGGGATGGGCTGtgtggtgaggagcagctcGGAGAGGATGGAGAGTGGGGCAGGCTGTGTGCTCAGGGGCAGCTCAGAGAGGATGGACAATGGGACAGGCTGtgtggtgaggagcagctcGCAGAGGATGGACAATGGGACAGGCTGTGTGCTCAAGGGCAGCTCGCAGAGAATGGacagtggcacaggctgtgtgCTCAGGGGCAGCTCGCAGAGAATGGacagtggcacaggctgtgtgCTCAGGGGCAGCTCGGAGAGGATGGAGAACGCTGCCAAGAGGAGGCTGGCTGCCAACGCCCGCGAGCGGCGCCGCATGCAGGGGCTCAACACGGCCTTCGACCGCCTGAGGAAGGTGGTGCCGCAGTGGGGCCAGGACAAGAAGCTGTCCAAGTACGAGACCCTGCAGATGGCCCTGAGCTACATCATGGCTCTGACCAGGATCCTGGCCGAGGCCGAGCGCTTCAGCAGCGAGCGGGAGTGGCTCAGCCTGCACTGTGAGCGCTTCCACGGGGACGGCTGCCGCCAGTACCCGGCTCAGAGAGCCGCGGCCGACAGCGACCCGTACGCGCACAGGCTGTTCAGCTACCACCCCGAGCACTTCCAGATTGCCAACTAGAGCCTCTGACAGCGTGCAGCAGGCCAGACGTGTTATTGAATAGTTAGCAAGAGTTAATCTGCTTGACTAAGGTAATATTGGCATTGTAATAGCTCATTCTTAATTTGCTCTCAGAGCATAAACTCAAAAGATCATAAAGTCATAAATTCAATGACTGAATTTATTTAATGCTGGTGGAAATTATACTTTTAATTTGAAGTGTTTCTGGCAATTCTTTCCTAGTTTATCTAGTGTATTTAATGCTTTAATTAAAGAAGGTTTCGGTGTCTTTTTTTACTGTGATGAATCATGACAGTATTTCTACAGATCATGGGAGAAGTTGACCCGTGGCGTAACTGAATGGAATAGCACCAGAAATGGACCTCAttccatgtttttcttttaacgTCAGCTTTAAAGTTGTTCTTCAGTGTCTTTGCATAAATGGTTCACACATGGAAAAAGTTTTATAATGTATTGGAGTTCTAGTCCTCAGAGAACTAACTTTCTTAAACTTTGTAAGTTTGACATATGGGTTCCAAAGTTGTGTAGGTTTGCTTTAATCCAATTTATGGTGTCTCTTGTATGCTCGAAAAAGAGCTGGTTTCAAGTCGTGGAtggaatgttttattttcaatggTTGTAAAAACACGTGTGATTGTATACTATAAATGAGAATGCTTGTGTGAAAATAATCTAAGCTTCTAGATTTTTGTAGGCTTTAAAtgatgggattttattttttaaccttaTGTTATCTGCAAAAAACAACAGATTTTGTAAATCTTAAATAAAGTGTTTTATATACTATGTCCTCACTAAATATCTGAAATTCCTACCCTAGGTATTACTTGCTAGTGGATTTTCTACCCCAAATGTTTCACTACTTCTGTCACAATCCTGGCAGTTTAATGTGCTGAAGAAACAACCAGCAAATGATATTTTCTTCCCAGTTACAGTAAGGAGTGTATTTTATGTAGGAATTTGGGGGAGAATTTATGGAGCGTTTTTGTTGAGCAGTTGAGTTCATTTCAGCCCTGGTGATGTGCTGAATGGCCTTTTGTTTACTTGCTGCTTTCACTTGTGGGGGATAGAGGGGTCTGGgcagaaaaggcagaagaggAAGGAGGTTGGGAAGATGAAGAAACGAGGAGAGAGAGGATGGCTGGGGAAGcagctgtgtttgcagcagggtgcaggggctcagctggcagtgcctgagTGGTGGCTGCAGAGTGTGGAGCTGaaggaaggtgctgctgctgctgctgaggggagaGTGCAGAGAAAAGCCCTCCCTGGGGTTACcctggagagggaaggggagaaCGAGCTGCTGCCATGTCACAGCATCTTTCATGGAAAATCCTCtccttagggttttttcccctgagaagctgagaggcctcaggaacaaaatgtaaacattgattatctgctgctgtggaacgcaacaggtgcatctgggattggtctcatgtggctgtttctaattaatggccaatcacagtcagctggctcggactctctgtccaagacacaagcctttgttatcattccattccttctctattcttagctagccttctggtgaaatcctttcttctattcttttagtatagttttaatgtaatatatatcataaaataatgaatcagccttctgaaccatggagtcagatcctcatctctttccccatcctgggacccctgtgaacacggtcacactgcCCTCAACAGCTGCTGGTGGATTTCCAGCAGGGAAGGCTGGCGGgttccctgctggctgctgccacgTCTTATCATTTAGGATTCTTTCCAATGACAAAAGAATAGCTTTGATAGGAGTTATTTTCGACAATTAAGCAGCTTTCAGAGAAGAACAAAGGCATGGATAGGAAGCGAGCCGTGTTTGGGGGAGAGGAGCAGAACAGagtcctgccctccctgtgcgtgtccctgctcctgcctttcctgccctgccctggaatgGCTTTCAGGCTGCCCTAAACACACTGTGCATTCTGAGCAACTCTCTCCTTTGAACACTGGCATTCAGGAATGGGTTTGTAATGTGTATTTAGGCTCTTTCAAGGTAATGAATAGtgttaattattaaaatgtGGGCCTTGCTTCGTGTGAATTGCATTAGATCTTTATCAGCAAGCTGAAAGTGGGTTCAGCCTCAGAGATATGAAGTCATGTT from the Melospiza georgiana isolate bMelGeo1 chromosome 8, bMelGeo1.pri, whole genome shotgun sequence genome contains:
- the ATOH7 gene encoding transcription factor ATOH7: MDNGTGCVLKGSSQRMDSGTGCVLRGSSQRMDSGTGCVLRGSSERMENAAKRRLAANARERRRMQGLNTAFDRLRKVVPQWGQDKKLSKYETLQMALSYIMALTRILAEAERFSSEREWLSLHCERFHGDGCRQYPAQRAAADSDPYAHRLFSYHPEHFQIAN